From the genome of Anaerolineales bacterium, one region includes:
- a CDS encoding ATP-binding cassette domain-containing protein, translating to MEAENAVFVDSVTRRFGDLVAVDGLSFSARPGEIFGLLGPNGAGKTTTIHLITGLLKRHGGAIRILGFDPQAQAREVRRRIGLVPQETNVYADLSGVDNLLHHAALYCDKLANIEGRIEDMLRLMNLWERRGDPVRTYSGGMKRRLALARALLHDPPLILFDEPTLGVDVQGKHVLWEHIKTQQARGKTFIVSTNNMEEADTLCDRLLIIDHGKAIAMDTPERLKATLGRDVISLRTTPNIENPQDLFRGLGLQAATFPQPDQLRLEVTNAESIVGELVARAAAGHRLDSVRIMRPTLDDVFLHYTGRALRE from the coding sequence ATGGAAGCAGAAAACGCAGTGTTCGTCGATTCGGTGACGCGCCGTTTTGGCGATCTGGTCGCCGTGGACGGCCTCTCCTTCAGCGCACGACCGGGTGAAATTTTCGGCCTGCTGGGACCCAACGGCGCCGGTAAAACGACGACGATTCACTTGATCACGGGTCTGCTCAAACGCCACGGCGGTGCGATTCGAATCCTTGGTTTCGACCCCCAGGCACAAGCCCGGGAGGTGCGGCGCCGTATCGGGCTCGTGCCCCAGGAAACCAACGTCTATGCGGATTTGAGCGGCGTCGATAATTTATTGCACCACGCCGCGCTCTATTGTGACAAGCTGGCCAATATCGAAGGTCGAATCGAGGACATGCTGCGCCTGATGAATCTCTGGGAGCGGCGCGGCGATCCCGTGCGCACCTATTCCGGGGGGATGAAGCGCCGTCTCGCCCTGGCCCGGGCCCTGTTGCACGATCCGCCGCTGATCCTCTTCGATGAGCCCACCCTGGGCGTGGACGTGCAGGGCAAACACGTCCTCTGGGAACACATCAAAACGCAGCAGGCCCGGGGCAAGACCTTCATCGTCTCCACCAACAACATGGAGGAAGCCGATACGCTCTGCGACCGGCTGTTGATCATCGACCACGGCAAAGCGATCGCCATGGACACACCGGAACGCCTCAAAGCCACGCTGGGACGCGACGTGATCTCGCTGCGGACGACTCCCAATATTGAAAATCCGCAGGACCTGTTCCGCGGGCTGGGCCTGCAGGCGGCCACGTTCCCCCAACCCGACCAACTCCGTCTGGAAGTGACCAACGCAGAATCGATCGTAGGCGAATTGGTCGCCCGCGCCGCCGCCGGGCACCGTCTCGACTCAGTGCGCATCATGCGGCCTACGCTGGACGACGTTTTCTTGCACTACACCGGACGCGCCCTGCGGGAGTGA